A stretch of DNA from Myxococcales bacterium:
CCCGCCGCCGGAGCCGGAGATTTTTCCGGAGTTCGTCGAACACGACACGCCGGCGATCGTGCGCGCCGCCCTGCCCGGCATCGACGGCCGCGATTACGACCGCCTGAAAAAGCTGCCCCTCGAGGAACGGCGCGACCTCAAGCGGATCATCGGCCGGGCGCTGTTGGACTGGGCGGCCGGCGATCTGACGCTGCCGGGCGTCGAATCGCGCCGCGATTTCGTCGCGCGGGTCCGCGCCGGGCTGGAGCGTGCCGCCGTCGCGGCCCCGGCCGGCGAGAACAAGCTGATCGTCACTTCCGGCGGCCCGATCGGCGCGGCAATGCAGCTCGCGCTGGGCCTGACCGACCGGGAAGCGGTGGAGCTTTCCTGGATCGTGCGCAACGCGTCGGTCACCGTGCTCAAACGCCGGCGGGACCGCTGGGCGCTGGTGTCGTTCAACTCCGTCGCGCATCTCGAAATGGAACGCGAGCCCGACCTGCTGACTTACGTCTAAGGCGGGCGGCCGCCGCGGGAGGAACCGATGGACTTTGCCGTTTCCGAAAAAATGCGGG
This window harbors:
- a CDS encoding histidine phosphatase family protein codes for the protein MSAIYLVRHGQATVDGPEYDVLSPRGIRQAQILGAYFLRTGCRFARFYSGGLQRQNDTARRITAALADGGPPPEPEIFPEFVEHDTPAIVRAALPGIDGRDYDRLKKLPLEERRDLKRIIGRALLDWAAGDLTLPGVESRRDFVARVRAGLERAAVAAPAGENKLIVTSGGPIGAAMQLALGLTDREAVELSWIVRNASVTVLKRRRDRWALVSFNSVAHLEMEREPDLLTYV